Within Bacteroidota bacterium, the genomic segment GAAAATGTTTTTGAAGAAGTTGTAATTCTGATAAAATATCCAATGATAAATTGGAAGCCAAACTATCTGTTCCAATTGTAAAATATTGTGCTTGATTGCGCAAGGTTAAAATATCCGGAAGACGATCTTCAATAAACATATTTGCATTGGGACATAAACACCAAAATAAATTGGGATGTAATTCTTCTGCATATAATAAATCCCAGGGTGTGGCAATTGTATTATGCACCATCAATGTATTTACTTCAGGATTAAAATAAGGAAGTAATGTTTCTAAACTTGTTTTGCCGCTTGGTTTAAAAAAAGAAATATCAATTTTCAAATCACGATATAATTTGCGATACAAACCTGTACCCTGCACATACAATTCATTTTCATCATTGCTTTCTAACATATGAAAACTCGTGGGAGAATTATTCTCAAAATTGTGGTTACTGATTCTTTCTATTAACCTCTCTGAAACTGAATAAGGCGCATGCGGAGCAAAGGAAGCATGCAATCCAAAACTATGTGCCTCCGTTAATAATCTGTTACCCTTATCCATAACAGCAGAAGCACTTTGCGGATTAAAACCAATCAACTCAATAAAAGTATGATAGTGTAAATTGCGTTTTGCTTTTTGCTGAAATGTATGTGATGTATTGCAAATATCAGCCACTGCAACAATACCATTTTTAATCATCTCATCTTCTGCAATTATGATAGCAGAAAATATTTCTTCATCCGTACTTTCTCTTTTATGAGTTACATTTTCAAGAAATACAGGCAAGCCTGTTTTTTGCGCAAATTGATTTCTTAAATGTGATAGTTCGAGATGACAATGTGTATTTATAAAACCCGGAATTAATGCGCCTTTAAAAATTTCTAATTCAGAATCTAAAAAATTACTGCGAGGTTCAATACTTATAATTTTATTTTCATCACT encodes:
- a CDS encoding amidohydrolase family protein; protein product: MRKLTADIIFPITSAPVKDAVLLISDENKIISIEPRSNFLDSELEIFKGALIPGFINTHCHLELSHLRNQFAQKTGLPVFLENVTHKRESTDEEIFSAIIIAEDEMIKNGIVAVADICNTSHTFQQKAKRNLHYHTFIELIGFNPQSASAVMDKGNRLLTEAHSFGLHASFAPHAPYSVSERLIERISNHNFENNSPTSFHMLESNDENELYVQGTGLYRKLYRDLKIDISFFKPSGKTSLETLLPYFNPEVNTLMVHNTIATPWDLLYAEELHPNLFWCLCPNANMFIEDRLPDILTLRNQAQYFTIGTDSLASNLSLDILSELQLLQKHFPSLQTNELLRWATLYGAKFLNIDNEFGSFDTGKNPGVVLLKNFNTDTMLLEGSSVHLTVDN